A single window of Colletes latitarsis isolate SP2378_abdomen chromosome 4, iyColLati1, whole genome shotgun sequence DNA harbors:
- the Tsp74f gene encoding tetraspanin 74F has protein sequence MGYGTEMDGCGRCMKYSLFFVNFVIFFGGVAIVGLAVWALLDKVPWIGELVGNDLLTGAIYVLLAGGVIVAIISFFGCIGASREVKCMLLTYFIIVFLLFVTMLIGGVLAYVFREKLVNTLQREMSSSMRVYDSRKAVRDAWDTTQSTLHCCGVTGWRDWSGLGLDLPQSCCREIQPGQRFNCNAGLDTVNPSNAYLEGCINGTQIYMQKHATIMGGAGIAVACLMFFGMIFSCALFKMIE, from the exons ATGGGATACGGGACGGAGATGGACGGCTGCGGCCGCTGTATGAAGTATTCCCTATTTTTCGTCAACTTCGTGATCTTT TTTGGAGGAGTTGCAATAGTTGGATTGGCTGTGTGGGCGTTGTTGGACAAGGTGCCATGGATCGGCGAACTCGTGGGTAACGATTTGCTAACAGGCGCGATCTACGTTCTGCTGGCCGGTGGAGTGATCGTCGCCATCATATCGTTTTTCGGTTGCATCGGAGCGTCGCGAGAAGTCAAGTGCATGCTTCTCACG TACTTTATCATCGTGTTCCTGCTGTTCGTGACGATGCTAATTGGAGGAGTACTCGCGTACGTGTTCCGTGAGAAATTGGTGAACACGCTCCAGAGGGAAATGTCGAGTTCGATGAGAGTCTACGATAGTCGCAAAGCAGTCAGAGATGCCTGGGACACGACGCAATCCACG CTTCACTGCTGCGGCGTGACTGGCTGGAGAGATTGGAGTGGTCTGGGACTGGACTTGCCGCAGAGTTGCTGTCGCGAGATTCAACCTGGCCAG CGATTCAATTGCAACGCCGGACTAGACACCGTGAATCCCTCGAATGCCTATCTCGAAGGTTGCATCAATGGAACGCAAATTTACATGCAAAAGCACGCGACGATCATGGGCGGCGCCGGCATCGCAGTCGCGTGCCTGATG TTCTTCGGGATGATATTCTCCTGCGCGCTCTTCAAGATGATAGAATGA